The following nucleotide sequence is from Gordonia jinghuaiqii.
TCATGAGTGCGCTGGTCAGTTTCGAGCGCGTCTTCGAGGTACTCGACCTGCCGCCGCTGATCGCCGACGCGCCCGACGCCATCCCGGTACCCGGCACCGAGGGCGGCCGGCCGGTGCCGATCTCGGTCCGGTTCTCCGACGTGTCCTTCGCCTACCCGTCCGCCGACAAGGTGTCCCTCGCATCACTGGAAGAGGTTGCGCAGCTGGACAACCGGGCCGAATCGACGGTCCTGCACCACGTCGACATCGACGTCAAGGCAGGCAGCATGGTCGCGCTCGTGGGCAGCTCGGGTGCCGGTAAATCGACCATCGCGAACCTGGCGACCCGCCTCTACGACGTCGACGAGGGTTCTGTTCAGCTGGCCGGGGTCGACATCCGGCGGCTCCAGAGCGCGTCGGTGCATCGCACGGTCGGACTGGTCACCCAGGACGGACATCTGTTCCACGACACCATCCGCGCGAATCTCGTTCTGGCCCGGCCCGATACGTCCGACGACGAGATCTGGGACGCGCTGCGCCGAGCCCGCCTCGACGAATTGGTCGGCTCGTTGCCCGACGGCCTCGACACCATCGTCGGAGAGCGGGGCTACCGATTGTCCGGCGGTGAGCGCCAACGCATGACGATCGCACGACTTCTACTGGCGCAGCCGTCGGTGATCATCCTCGACGAGGCGACCGCACATCTGGATTCGACGTCGGAGGCCGCGGTGCAGGAGGCCCTGGGCGAGGCGCTCGAAGGCCGGACGTCGATCGTGATCGCACACCGGCTCTCGACGATCCGGGCGGCCGACGAGATCGTGGTCCTCGAAGGCGGGCGCGTCGTCGAACGCGGCGATCACCCGACGCTGCTGGCCCGCAACGGGCGCTACGCCGAGCTGTACCGTACGCAGTTCGCCGGCGACGACCCCACCGACGAGGACGAGACGCTGACGGCCTGACCCGTCGAGACGCCGGGTGGCGGAGCTCAGTCGTCGAGGTCGTCGAAGTTGTCGATGAGGCCGCGGCGGGGCTTGCCGGGGTCGTTGACGCGCTCACCGAGCCGGCGGCGCAACTGCATCGCGATCAGGACGATGTTGACCACGACGACGGCGATGCCCACGGCCACCCAGAACCACTGCCCCTCCCGCCACCAGCCGACGGTCAGGAACCCGATGCAGGCGATCAGGATGGTCGCGCCGACGATGGTCAGCGTCATCGAGAACGTCTGCGCGCTGCGCGAGAAGTCGGGGCCGGTACTCACGAGAAAACTCCTGTGCTGGGAAGAACTGGTGTCCTGATCAGGACTGGACCACCATGACGATCGCGACCAAGACGGCCACCACCACTATCGCAGTGACGATGAAGATCACCCCGCCCGGGCCGGGCATCTCGCCGCCGTCGACCAGCGCCCTGGTGGTTCGACGCCACCGCCACGCCCCGATGAGTACCAGCGCACAACCCAGGACGACCATCAGCACCCCGACCGCGATGCCGAGGGCGGGGGTGTCGGCGTCGGGCGACAGATAGACCACGGCGATCCCGGCCGCCAGGAACCCGAGGGCCGTGCGCACCCACGCGAGCATCGTGCGCTCGGCGGCGAGGGTGAAGCGCGCGTCGACCGCCCCCGGCGGCCGCGCGGCCGCCGGGTCCGTGGTGTCGGGGTCGGGGTCGGCGCTCACGGCGTCAGCCGGCCCACTGGTCCTCTCGCTGGTCAGCGGTCTTGCCCTCTCGAATCACCCGCTTGGCAAAGGCTGCGGTCACCTCGACCGCCTGCAGCGTTTCCTGGTGACGGGAGCTCAGCACCGGAAATGCGTGTACCTGCCAAGCGTAACTGTGTGCGAACGCCTCGACCCCGGCCTGATCGAGCGACTCGATCAGGTCGATGACGTCGGGTTCGAGCATCTCGCCCTCGGCGGTCACCATGACCGTGGGCGGAAAGTCCGTGAGGTCGGCGTCGGCGATGCGACGGACGCCGGTCAGCGGCACCGGCCCCTTGTCGAACTGCGGGGCCAGCCGCGCCATCTTGGATTTGGGCAGGTAGGCGTCCGAGCGGCTCGACCGGTCGGGATTGGTGCCGAGGTCCAGGTCCAGCAGGGGCGAGAACCCGATGAGTGCGGGCGGCTTGGGCAATCCGCGGGCGGCGACCGCCTCGACCACCTTCGCGGCGAGGAATCCGCCGGCCGAGTCGCCGGCCACGACGACCCGTCGATAGCCGCGTTCGTCGATCAGTTCGGCGTAGGCGTCGAGAGCGTCCGCGACCGAGGTACCCACACCGGCGTTCGGCAGCTGCCGGTACTCGAGAGAGAACACCGGGGTCTCGCACGCACTCGCCAGGCGCGCCGCGATGGACCGATGGGTGCCGAGTCCGCACACCACGAACGCCCCGCCGTGCAGGTAGAGGATCGCGGTGTCGCTGTCCCGGCGCGACGGCCCGACCGGCATGATCAGTTCGGCGGGCCGGTTCGCCAGGACGAGCTGCTCGCGGACGACGCCGCGGGGTTTGGGCCCCACCGCGACCAGCCGGTCGATGAGGAACAGACCCGCCAGGCCCACCTTGTTGACCGGCCACAGGGCCAACGCCGGTTTCAGGAACACGCGTGCGCCGAACCACCGGGGATACGACAAGAGACTCGGTCGGCGGTGATGGACGATGGGCATCGGGATTCCTCCTGGTCTCGCCCGAAGCTACACCCGGACGTCGTCTGCTTCCGTGTATTCGCCGGGTTCTGCTGTTCACTGTGTCGAGGGCGTCCGGTCATCTTCGTCGGCTATATTCTCGAACTCGTGACTAGACGGTGGCTGGGCCCGATCGGTTGTACCCCTGTCGGTGGACCTCAAACAGCTACCGGCCCGGCAGGTGCTGTCTAGGTGCAGATCCCGCCTCAGTTCCTGCTGTCCGCACAGGCCGAGGATCCTCGGACGCTCTGCGACATCCTCACCGCCACGGCTCGGGCGCACCCCGACGCTGCGGCCATCGACGACGGTGAGATGACCCTCACCTACGGCCAGTTGCTCGCCGTGGTCCGACGCACCGTCGGCCGCCTCGGTGAGGTCGGCGTCGGGCGCGGCAGCCGTGTCGGCATCCGCATGCCCTCGGGGTCGCGCGATCTCTACGTGGCGATCCTCGCGACGCTCTACGCCGGTGCCGCCTACGTCCCCGTCGATGCCGACGACCCCGACGAACGCGCCGAACTCGTCTTCGGTGAGGCCGGGGTGGACGCCATCGTCGACGCCGACGGTCCGCGATCGGCTCGACCGGACACCGCGGCGGCCACCGAGCCGCCTGCGCGGCCCACGCCCGACGACGACGCGTGGATCATCTTCACCTCCGGCTCCACCGGCAAGCCGAAGGGCGTCGCCGTCACCCACCGCAACGCCGCGGCCTTCGTCGACGCCGAGGCGGACATGTTCCTGCAGGACGACCCCATCGGCCCCCACGACCGGGTCCTGGCGGGCCTGTCGGTGGCGTTCGACGCGTCGTGTGAGGAGATGTGGCTCGCGTGGCGCAACGGCGCCTGCCTGGTGCCCGCGCCGCGCTCGCTGGTCCGCAGCGGCATGGACCTGGGTCCGTGGCTGGTGGCCCGCGACATCACCGTGGTCTCCACCGTCCCGACGCTGGCGTCGTTGTGGCCGCCGGAGGCACTGGAAGCGGTGCGGCTGTTGATCTTCGGCGGTGAGTCCTGCCCGCCCGAACTCGCCGACCGGCTCGCGGTGGAGGGTCGCGAGGTGTGGAACACCTACGGACCGACCGAGGCCACCGTCGTCGCATGCGCCGCGCCGCTGAGCCGAGAAGGCCCTGTGCGAATCGGATTACCCTTGCGCGGTTGGGATCTCGCGGTCGTCGATCCCCAGGGGCAGCCGGTAGCGGAGGGCGAGGTCGGCGAACTGGTGATCGGCGGCGTCGGACTCGCCCGCTACCTCGACCCCGCCAAGGACGCCGAGAAGTACGCGCCGATGCCGAGCCTGGGCTGGGAACGCGCCTATCGCAGCGGCGATCTCGTCCGGTTGGACCCCGCGGGCCTGATCTTCATGGGTCGCGCCGACGACCAGGTCAAGGTCGGCGGCCGGCGCATCGAGCTCGGTGAGATCGACAACGCCCTGCAGAATCTGCCGGGAGTCAGCGGCGCCGCGGCCGCGGTCCGCAAGTCGGCCGCGGGCAACAGCCTGCTGATCGGCTACCTCGTCTCGGCCGATCCGGACTTCGACGTCGCGGACGCACATGCGCAATTGCGGCGGCACCTACCGTCCGCGATGGTCCCCACCCTTGCCCTCGTCGACGAATTGCCCACGCGGACTTCGGGAAAGGTTGATCGTGATGCGCTGCCCTGGCCCCTGCCAGGCAGCGCAAGACCAGAGGATGAGGATGTCGAACTCAGCGAGACCGAACTCTGGCTGGCACGGCTGTGGACCGATGTCCTCGGCGTGACGATCACCAGCCCCGACGTCGATTTCTTCGCCGAGGGCGGCGGTTCGCTGGCCGCGGCTCAGCTCGTCTCGGCCGTACGCCGGCGGTATCCCGACATCTCGGTCGCCGACCTCTACGATCATCCCCGGCTCGGCTCGATGGCGGAGATGCTCGACGCGCGGCGCCCGAC
It contains:
- a CDS encoding YidH family protein — encoded protein: MSADPDPDTTDPAAARPPGAVDARFTLAAERTMLAWVRTALGFLAAGIAVVYLSPDADTPALGIAVGVLMVVLGCALVLIGAWRWRRTTRALVDGGEMPGPGGVIFIVTAIVVVAVLVAIVMVVQS
- a CDS encoding alpha/beta hydrolase, whose protein sequence is MPIVHHRRPSLLSYPRWFGARVFLKPALALWPVNKVGLAGLFLIDRLVAVGPKPRGVVREQLVLANRPAELIMPVGPSRRDSDTAILYLHGGAFVVCGLGTHRSIAARLASACETPVFSLEYRQLPNAGVGTSVADALDAYAELIDERGYRRVVVAGDSAGGFLAAKVVEAVAARGLPKPPALIGFSPLLDLDLGTNPDRSSRSDAYLPKSKMARLAPQFDKGPVPLTGVRRIADADLTDFPPTVMVTAEGEMLEPDVIDLIESLDQAGVEAFAHSYAWQVHAFPVLSSRHQETLQAVEVTAAFAKRVIREGKTADQREDQWAG